The DNA window TTTCACTGCTGCTCACTCTATGTCGTATTCAAGTCATGTGGAGAGCCAACACGACTGTCTGGTTACATATTTCTAGATGGCGGCTTAGCAGACTCTCTAGAAATGTAACTTATAGTTTGCCGCATGGAAATACACCTAAATATGCTGAGAAATGCGTCCGGTTTTGTATGATCCACCGCATGTGATGGAGCTTGTTGTCAGTATTAGTATTTGATCCCCCTGCTGAGCATCATCACCCATCAGGAGACACCCTTAGATTTTCTTAAAGCTAGAACAATATGCTCCCAACAAGACAGAGAATGCAgttatttctttgtttcttgCTGCCCCCTGCTATCATTATTGTACAATGTATTACGTTGAATTATAGATAATAAGTGCATGGGTTTGGCTGGAGGGAGTAGGTGTAGTACAGCGCAATTGCTGCTATTGTGACCTCAGGCTCGAAGAAATAAGTGTGTTTACTTTACTCATAGTGCGAAAAGACATTAGTACGTGTCTACTTAATGCTGTGACATTTGCAAAGGGACCGTTAGACAACCCACAAATTGAAAGTCTTTTGCATTAACTCCCAGCCCAACATCTGATTGGTTTACACGGGGGACAGTGAGAGGCGGCAAGAGCTAACAAGAGTTATTATTTCATACTCACATTGTGCTTGGTGAGACTGGAAATGTTGCTCGCTAAAGCCTGGAGCCAGTCCAAGCAGTCTTCAGCGGTGGCGAACTGTATGACTCCGCTGCAAACTCCGTCCACCGCTATGACCTGGAATGCATGTTTCCTGAAAGAAAGATTATGGggttatttatcattttttaccTCATGAACTACAAATTACATATCGGCTGTAATTCTTTTCATTGATTTATGACGTTCGAAGAAGCCCTTAGTTTCCATTTATATGAGTTGGGGATGAGAAACGTGCTTGCAATATGTAATTTCCTCAACTTTCAATGACATtattccatttcatttcatccGAGCATGTAAATCTCTGGGCAGGCTCTTTGAAAATTCACACGTAACACTCCTCATCTAACATCTCGTAAGAACGcagtatttcctaaaatgtttaACTGTTCATTTAAACCTGggggccacttgggggcagtggaaGCAAGTTGTGACATATTATCCCCTTTTAAAGTAAGTTGATTTGACAAActtatctcatctcatcttatttactttatttctttaatgcattaacgcaatcggtcttccggaggttgtagtgggctcagttttaaagctaaagtgaagatactgtcatcttatgaaactaaaaaacttaaggaatccattggtaccaaccatgttatgctagcttgtcgtgaaggaggctaaataacgctacaacgTTACGCAACATTtatgcgaggaaaaactggcatggccatttttgaaaggggtcccttgacctctgacctcaagatatgtgaatgaaaatggctcctatgggtaCTACTGAAGGCAAAAGTCAGATATTTGTGTTAAAGTTGCAGccggacagctaaacaatgagctgaaactgaCTATAAAGCTCCAGGAAATTCAGGTGCTAATTCTCAGTTAGTTCATCAGTACATCCTACCCCTTTCACATAAtattcacattgtcatttgatatattgttatcataaaaatattgattctaGCTGCTTTAAAAATATTATCAAGTTTTCAAAACCTATGAAAATCTGGCATAAAATAAACTGAACCCATTGTCCACCACATGGCTAATCAATCTAAAATCTTATAATACCAGTATGCAATTCTCAGTTAATGGGCTAAAGCATGCCAAACCATAAGTGTGGTCCATTAAGAGTCAATCCACAAGATTACTGCTTCTATCATCCACAGTGtagcaaaatgaaaatgtatttattgacagCTTAATGGCTTATAACGTCAAGCATCCACTACTCAGACGGTCTGTCTTACTGCAGAACCATTTCACttatttaatgtgtgttttgtgtttaaaggGATATACTGAAAagcagaatatactgtatatatatatattttttacagatGAAGGATGGCAGTCTGCTTCATTTGAAAACCCCAAAGCATCTAATAAGTAAGAGATCTTAGCTCTAGCGGCCTATAGATCCTTACAGGGAGATATCAGCTCTGCAAGTGACAACAGACACCACCGACCCTTCAAGATGAAGTCCCACAGCTCACCTGCAGACGTCAGAGCCCGGGTTGTACTGCGACAGCTTTGAGTGAAGCAGAGGAATAAGGCGCAGGTCCACCCATCTCTTCTCCCAGCGGAGCCCCGGGGACGTGGGCCAGGATGAGCAGGACAGCGTGTCCTGCAGAAGTGTGAAACGCAATTTAGAAGGGCTTGTCGTTTTCCCGCCTGGCACAGTCCAAACAATCGACATGTCAAGagtcctgctgctgttgttgctgcaggTGCACAGGCAGGCTGAGCGAGCGCGAGCTGCAGAGGAACGCTGATTCACCCGCCTCAAAAGATAAAGATAGAGCATGCCGGTTATCAGTGAGCAGTGACAGTTGCATGGAAACAACTTTCTGGCACCAGGGACGCTGCTGCATGGTTACAGAGGGACAGTTATAGAAGCAGTCAGTCAAAGCTAATGAAAAAAGTACCGTGTTGTTAGGATGGTAGTTCAAGTGCAGGCCGCTATcgcacagaggagaggaggtccCACTACTCTGGTCGCTGGGGATGCCTGAATGTAcagcatggacacacacacacacacacaaaaagccaaTAAAACTCCTCCATCTATTTCAAGCTTTCCAACTGCAGTGAATCACAGATATCAACAAAAAGTGTGTTACTTTGTTCTCTTCTAATGTGGGCTCCTGCTCTGTGCCAATTTGTATTCAGTTGACTGGTTGGATGGCCAGTCAACCTGGCCTATATACGCATATGAAAGGATTTTATGAAAGCTTTCATCTCGTCTGATGACAGGGATGAAGCTTTCCCATGCAAGAGCAATCAATTGCACCACAATGAGCAATGTCAATTCTTTCAGTTTAGTCTTTAGCATCTTTTGTGAAGCTCGAGAATCGTccattcctctccctctctcttcagcAAAAGTGAAGCAACTgaatttatatttcttattcTCAAAGTGGCTCTTCATTGGAGTTTATTGTCACCAGGACAACCAATCCTGGACTGATACTAATACCGGCTATAAATACTCTTGGTTAATTATTTTTGCACTGCGGTGATGGTGATTATAAGCCTATACTTTAATtagagtgtctgtgtgtgtaaaggtTTCTTACATGTGCAGTCTTCACTCAGGGGCAGTTTCAGAAAGGCTGGAGTCTTTTTTAGGAAAGCGACCATAAGAGTGACTTCTTCACCTGCGTTTCTCAAAACCTGAACCTGGAAGGTAAAAACACAGGAATATTGTCACAGCAGGAGTTGTGAACTGTGAGGGTTTTCTGCTTGCTGTGATGAAACATGGTGCGCTAACGTCTCACTAAGAGTGGAAACCGAGGATAAGAGATTTACACAGACTTACACATATATTTCTTGCAGTTACATTCAAAAAAGCATGAAACAGAAACAATTGGCTTTACATGTCAAAAAGATACAAATCCTAAAGTGAGACAAGATAAGCTGTTGAAAGAGCTGTTGCAGTGTAAAATATGAGATATGAGATGACAGCTTACCACTTCCTCGTGGCGATAACTTCTAACGTTTATTCCATTTATCTGGAAACAACAGTAACAGGGTTACCCTAAATAATACTGCTGGCATCACATCACTGTAGCTCTATCTTCAAAATGATTAATGAGGCAAGCATTGTAACTGTTACGGCATCTGCGCTGAAAACTGTAAACAAGAGAGTCACATCCACAGTTGCCATGAATACAGAGCGTATTTGGCTGGCTTGTAAATGTTTCCTCTGCATCAGATGAGCCGAGAGATTTTTTTTGCTGGAATACATGTAACAAATGAAAGACTTGGGATGTGACATTTACCTATAGGGATGCGGTTTGGTGCACATGTGGCACATGGATTATTAATGGCACAGTATGTGCTATATTGCAGAGTATAGGATGAGATGTGTAAACAAGAGCTTTGGCATTTTACCTGAAGGATGCCGTCTCCGATGAAAAGCAGCCCAGAGAGTTCGGCTGGAAATGAAAAATCACTTTAGTAAAAACAACGTCGGGGAGGGAAATGGGCGTGGAGGTGTAAATCTTttccaaaaacaacaatataccTTTTTGctcttttgatatttttgatatcACAACAGGGATTTTATGCTCAGCTCCACCCTAAAGACAAATTAAACGACAAAAGGTTTCACAAACACAGAATAAGTCAGACACTCGAAAGCAACTTCCCTCAGCAAACAAAGTTATTTCAGTTTGACAAGAAAATGATCAATAACATTTGTTCAGATTTAATTTAAAGCAGTTGGGAGGAGCAGCTTAATCAGAAAGGATCTAAATTACCTTGATGCTCAGGCCGAACCCTCCAATAGTCTGCCTCCTGATCGTTACAGTCCTCTCCTGGAAGAGATTCAGTTAGAGCCGACAAATGAGTTCAGACTGATGCTGAACCTGAAGGAGCTCTTCCAACAGAACAAGAAGGAAGGGTTGCTTTAATCAGAACTCAACCTTTAAtcacaatgaaataaaatgggGCAAAATGAAACCTAAAAAATGAAGTTATACATCCTTctgaaataacaacaacaatgtaaCTTATTTTcccaataataattatacataAGTAGGAAGCAGTGATAGTTCAATAttatcatttgttttcattctacaaatgtttgtttgtacaGATGAATGATTATGAGAAATATTTAAGTACATTCACTATTAAAGTTTAaaattatcaacatgggagtgggcaaatatgctttatgcaaatgtatgtctatatttattattgaaaaacaacacaaaacaatgacaaatattgtccagaaaccctcacaggtactgcacttagcataaaaaatatgctcgaatcataacatggcaaactgcagcccaacaggcagcaacagctgtaagtgtgtcagtgtgctgacttgactatgacttgccccaaactgcatgtgattatcataaagtgggcatgtctggaaAGGGgcgactcgttggtacccagagaacccattttatTCTagggggacccctttgaaaatggccatgccagtttttcctcgccaaaattttgcgcaagtttggaacgttatttaacctccttcgcgacaagcaagtatgacatggttggtaccaatggattccttagatttttctaatttcatatgatgccagtatcctcACTATAacgttaaaactgagcccgctacaacctcatgATAAATACTGGAAAATATCCTTATTTATTTCATGATAATAATTTCAGCCCAGCCCCAGCTATTATCactaacattattttttatccaTCCAAAACAATGTGAGACGGTTTAAACATGTTTTGACAAACTAGTGGTGGGTGAATGTAAAATGAccaattaaaagaaaatgttgtgaGTCCTGAACACTGTCAGCACTAAGTTTATTGAAAATGCAATGTTGCAGTCATACTGTAGACCCTCACCAGGCAGTTaattcacaacaacaacatcttcatTTTAGAGCCAAGGGTTTCAACAACAAGTCATAAAAGTGATAAACTCACAATGACAACATCAAGACTTGATGTTGTCATTGTGAGTTTATCATTTTTATGGATCTTTTAGATATATTGTTCTTCTCATATTAGGGATGTTTTGGGTTTTTCACAATTATTGATTCTGTCTCAGGTGTTTGTGATTTGACTCATTTTTCTAGTAGTTGTTGTGGCCTGTGTCTCtagtaaaaatatatttaatattgtgaatttgatGCCTGACTCagcattttaatacatttagtgCTGACAGTGTGCAGGACTTCAACACTTTCTTCTAAATGTAAAAGTGTTAATTGGTCACTGAGGCTAAAAACTTCCTGACATGGTAAGGTTGTATTACTGTGATACATCTTACTGCTTTTAAGTTAATTAATAATCATGTTCCAGTGGACACAAGCTCTTCCTCTATTTATCTTTGCAGATTTAACCAGCAACATGTTACTGAATGAATAATGCCTTTTTGAGAGAGGTAATGGACTCTGGCCCCAGTGGAGATTTTTTTATGAGGGAATTCATTAATGTGAAGACAAAGTTGTCAGACTAGATGACAAGTGAGGCTTAATGATTACACTCTATACACCATGATCCAGTAGGTGAATCACTATTTAATAGCTACATTTGATTTATGAGGAACAGATTAACTGATCTGTCATTAACGCAGACATTCAGAGTGTTCTCAGTATCTTTTATGCTGTAACCTTAGTGTATTGTGCAGTACATGTTACTGATTTCAATGTACTAGTGAAGTGCCCGTTGCCTGTTAAGACCGAGCCGATTCCTCAGCCTGTGGTGATggtgcttgcagctttctctcCGTGGTATCGAAAATGGTATCGAatagatatttttcaaggtactGTAttgaagttagaaattccagtatcatGATAACACTAGCACTTTGCCTCAATTCCCACACTCGTACTTACACTTGCTATTTTGaggtgcataagtgcgttcacactgagaagtatggcaaaatgcactACACTCTAAGTaaccggatgttgtactcaaaacgttcaaaacgttgagtgtggaacgctgaaCACTTCTCACCCTCATCGATCTCCATCTTTGCTACATGGCGGAAGGCGAGGAGCCACCAACCTATTTCAAACTAGTGACAATGAAGGGCGATGAAGCTGCAGCGGTTGTGATTGAAACGGCAAACACCAAACTATACAAATTTAAGttgtacatgtgtttttttccgcTAAGTACCTCTATAATGCAGTCGGATAGAAGCTATTATTGGGTTTATTTAGCTGTCTGAATTTAATTACTGCTGATATGGAGTGATGTCCATGGCTGACAATCACCAGCGGATCTACTGAGCTTCCGGTGAGTGCACAACAGCTGTGTGTAatttgagacaacactaccCTGTCGAAATTCACGCATTACACAAGCACATAGTGTGCAGAGTATACTACATGGAAGTATACTAAGGAAAGTATCCTAATTGACACAAAGCTTAGTAGTGAGCGACGGAGAAcgagctgtacccagcatgGAGTTCGGCGGTATACAGTAGCAGTTCATATTGTGACGGAGAAcgagctgtacccagcatgGAGTTTCTCAATACACTACACAGTGTAGAGCCTACACAACGCACTACTAAGAAATAAAATTGATGTCCCATAGATCTCAAGAGATCACACTTGACAATGCACTTCATTGGGTCCTCAGCAATAAACCCGCTGAGTGTGAAGTcgatcagacagacagacagacagacagacagacagacagaagactCCTTCCACTTTAGTTAGATGAGCATGTGAAGTGCGGCACAGTGACATTTAGTAATTATGAGACGGACTGGGTTACTTACACTCGAGTAAAAAGGCTCTCCTGACACACAGATGACATCTTGTTCTTGAATGGTCAGAATATCTTTGGCCAAGTGTAGTCGAATATTAAACGGCTCCTCATTACCTTCTTGCATCAAATAAATCCCAGTCTTTGTCTGCGAACAGTCAGAAAGATAAAATCATTCATCATCCCTCCACGACTGAAATTAACTGgccatgaaatgaaatgttgttGAGAATACTCGCtgcaggatcaacatggaaATTAGGATACACAGCTATGGCTGTTATTTTCGTTTTTACAACTTTccttgttaatgttaatgttggaACAAATAACCATATTAAGCAACTGAgtaataaacacacatttagatTGAAAAAACACATAGGACAACTGCTGATTTATGGTTTCAAATAATGAGCAGAAGCAGCTTTTTATGAGTCGTGTGCTTTGTATACATTCACGCTGAGAGAAAAAATGATACCATCTAATTTGCTCTACGTGTAACGCTGATGAGGATGATGGCAAATTAAGAACCTGTGAAATTAAGTGGCTGGAACCGAGCTCACCCTCCACATTTGAATTTCCCTGCTTCATACAAGCGACTGTTTCCAATGATCCATTTAAAACATGCTAATCCGCATAAATTTGCATTCTGCGtatccttcctcctccctggCTAATTGCGATGCCTGTCCTGTCCTTGACTTGAAAAGGTCTAAATAAAAGAAGCACCTTCACCTGACAAGACTGctaatagaaaaaaagacaccAGTGTCAGCATCCTTGTCACCCGGGATACGCCGCTCATCAGTTAACAAGACAGGCATGGTTGCTATTCTTAGATAGAGGATCTCAACTGCAGGTCAAACTTGAATCAAAATCAGTGTATGGAGCATATTATCTTACGCCCGTAATGAGGAATGTGAAGAATGGAGCCTCCGTCTGCAGCTGTAGCGCGAGAAATTAAATGAGAGGCACATTAATTCACATTATTTGAAGTAATGTGTGTGCAAGAGTCATTAGCCGAGCAAAATGAGGGCAGTGGTGCCGTAACTGTATGCTGGGTCAGACGGCGTCTCACGTGGTTGAGCGTTGTTTGACCTGTTGTAGCGCTCGCATTGTACATAATTAGCCTCATTTCTGATCCTATCGTATGTTCATCTATTACTCTCCCCTCCCCATGTTGCTCCCGGGctgcttcacagcagcccactgctcctaaatgcttagaATGGGTTTAATACAGAGGTCAAATTGTATGTACCTGCATGCATATGAGGATTGAAATAAAGTTAAACACTCCTCCATTATTATCTACATCAAGGTCTCTGATCTGATAGCATGTGCATGACTATTTCCACTGCAGGATATGCAACAAGGATATGTCTTTCTAACCCAGGAGTGTATTAGCGAGGGTAAGTATCGCAGGGCCTAAAGTGAGGAGGGCCCTCAAAAAAACCCTGCTATTAAAAGTTATTAGCATTATAAGAAAACTATCACTTTTGGCAGACAAAGGCCTCGATCAGACAGAATGCATTTTAGCAGCCTGGGGCgattttttgtaattgtttgcAATAAGAGTGAAGCGTTTTGGGCGCTGCTTTTGCATTGCTGAGCGCCTCACGTTCATCTGCTCTGTGTGCCTCGCATTTTTACAGCGCCCTGAACGCCTCGAGTTGAAAAAATCCAACGTCATTAgcgttttttctcattgtggtgacttttgctgGATACCTGTAGCTTTATGAGTTTACCAACCATAGTTACCATGATCTTAACAGAaaaaacagcaggaggcaaaTCAGTGTGGTACTTGAAATTTTGggtaaattgtttttattaatttaaactgtactattaactattttGGTCGTGcacagttcatggtttgtaataAGGTAACGTTGGCACTCATTTAGTGGTTGCCTagcaatatataaaataaaaagacgcAGCAAACTGTAAAAAACATTGTGTCTGATTGGGCAACAAAAAGGCAGTGCGGTGCGTCTCGCTTTTTCCACATGCAAAACGcactctgtctgatcagggccttAAAAGTTTTGATTATTTCTTGTATCTAAAACAATATTAGACTGCGGTAATTCTGCTGATGCTGAGGACTTCAGGTGAACTTTGAAGAAGTCATGTCAAAAGTTAAGGTAAAATCAGGCTAcctaaagaaaaaagaaagccaggagcaagaaagaaaacaatcaaaagaaaaGCAACTTGCTGGCAGTGTTGGCTTGCTGATAAATGAAGCAGCACTGGCCTCAATGTGATTAAAAAGCCACAAAGAGTCGATCAACTGCAGGACAATCATCCTCCCATGTTACTGAGGATTTGAGTTCAAAAAGCGGATACCAAAAGTCACTTCAATCACTCATTTACTGCAGCACTTGCATCAAGAAGCCTGTTTTATTCTTTTGTCTATTGTGATCTTTAACAAGTGTTACAATACTGTATGATATATTCTGCAACATATTATGGACACAAAAAGACAAGAGAAAGAACGCAACattagataataaataaatcataaatcataaataaaaaataaacataacataaaaaaggaaaataaattaaaatagtaGACTATTGGATATGTATTTGTAaaaatacttttcttttttttaaagagaggTGTATTAAACAAGCATGGCTAACTGGATTTTCTCTTTAACAAGCCTGTTTGATTTGTGAGTTTACTAGTTGATTCAGTTATTTGTGGAGGTGTAACAATGGCTGCATTAAAAGGGGAGGGGGACATGCATATGTACAGGGCACCAGATTTATGTGCTGTTCTCGCCGCGTGCTTTCAGTGATGCTGTTTCAGGCACTTGAAAATGCCAAGGCTGCTTCTATAATCAGTCAATTTACTGTCAAAACGTTACACTGATTGAATCCTACCAACCTCTTCATTTGAAGTCTTGAAATCCATGTGCTACTACGCAGTGAGGGAAACTGTAATGGAGAAAAACAAGATTGAGTTAGACCGTGGGGGAAAATGCTTAATGACACTACGCCGACTCGCTGCGGCAAAACTATACGGCCGATTTAAACCAGCATTGTTAGCAGGATACCTATTTCCATTATAGTTCTGCCTTTCTCCTATAGAACTAGATATGTGCCTCTTCTAACTCAATTCAGCTgtgcaagaaagaaaaaaatccccaTTGAGCAATCTCTGGAGGAAACTGGAGACCATTAAGCGTTAATGAATAATTCATTAGTAAAAGGTGAGAGCCCAGGTATCCTTATAAATGTTTCAATGTGGAATCCAGCGCTCCCAGAAATGAACTGTGGTGCCATATCTGATGCCTTGTCAGAGAGAGCATAAAACTGGGCCGCCGGAGGAGAAAACACCAGAGTTAACGTACCATTGCATTGTGGTTTTAAAGAATAGAGTGACACTACCAATAAATGCCACATACTTTTTTTATAGACTTGCTCTGTGCAGACAGATACACAAGTATACGGTCTTGAGGAAATGTTGTGCGAGAGCATCATTTAAATAAACCAGTTCCACTCAGTTTTAATCAGACACCACTGCCACTTGACTCGACAAAGCGAGTACAAAACCAAAACGGCTCACTCTTGAATTATAGAACCCGTGCTGCGGAGGGAGCCGGAGACTTACCTCAGTAGAAAGGCCCCCAGCGCTTTGTACGGTGAGATCTAGCCATCAAGCGGTGAGTTGATCCCCGATCTGAGCCGTAGCAGAGGGCCACCCCGAATCATGGCTGTCAGACCTGGGTGGCTGGAGAGCAGTGCTGTCACCTCTCGTGGTCGGCTGTAGGCGTTGAGGAGCAGAATGAGACTATCGGGTAGTGAGGCTTTACTCCTGGCGGTCCCTGATCGCCGGCCGTGCTGCAGTAACAAGAACAGGATGTAGTTAAAGCATCATTCTGATACTAAAGCCTCATGCAGGTGAGGAGCTGCtgttcaacacaaacaaaaaaatgtaagtcTTCAAATAAAGCTCAAAAACAGAGCTGAATATTATTGATTGAATGCTTCTGGGTACGACTGAATAGATGTAATCTACAGTTGCCAGCAACACAGATGAGTGTGATGTCAATATAACTACTGCATATACTGAATCAGAAGCAATTCACAAGCTTTATTCCCCAAATAAGCACCTGGTACAGAAAAATTCAAGATTTAAAAGCAAACTCAGAACTGTGAATCCCATTCTTCAGCCTCCGATGAAGGATCCTCTCAAACACCTCACTCGTAAAAACTTGTGGATTCGTGTGCACGAATGCCCAAATGCAATTAACTCAcattcttccattttttctatGCCAAGCACAAATTACTCTTTTAAAGTGTAGCAGAGCTTTGAGAAACCCTCCTCGTTAGTATGCGTTGTTGGCTCGGTGCCACCTTTTTGTTGATCGTTGTTCTACAGCAGGGGtcttcaacctttttttttcctctgagagctaatttgacaaaatgaaagtggccgagagctGCTCGCCACgtttcagccaccgcagtcatcgCCTCTATTACAATCCCGCCACAGGCGAGgggctttttgtgtttcatcAGGGTGTGCGCCATCAAACGAATCCTCTGTTGCTTCGTTGGCCTTCTTCGTCAGTAAACTGTtgtctttttaaatgttgttttcagctcctttatCTTCTCTGTTCGTAGACTGCTATCAACTAGAAAGTCTCATGGAAAGTTGCTgtggactttggtgaagtggCGCTCGACGTTAGCCAGTTACTTCGCTAATAACGTCGCATCTTTTACAGACTGACACGCTCCCACCGCAAATGACACTCACACCTTTGTCATTCACATTCATGGAAAAAACTCTGTTGCCCATTTCTCATgaaaatagtttattttttgccttttattgcCTATTTTCTGcagtcattgtcaaatctggtgtgTGCTTGCTAGTCTGCTAACATGGCCTAATGTTAGCGCCTCACTGATGTAACCAAGCGTGAAAACAGCATTTAATTGACAATGCTGATTGTCAAACAATCTTTTTGTGCcagaggggggggggcgggATGTCTGTTAATT is part of the Sebastes umbrosus isolate fSebUmb1 chromosome 12, fSebUmb1.pri, whole genome shotgun sequence genome and encodes:
- the sntg1 gene encoding gamma-1-syntrophin; this encodes MDFKTSNEETKTGIYLMQEGNEEPFNIRLHLAKDILTIQEQDVICVSGEPFYSSERTVTIRRQTIGGFGLSIKGGAEHKIPVVISKISKEQKAELSGLLFIGDGILQINGINVRSYRHEEVVQVLRNAGEEVTLMVAFLKKTPAFLKLPLSEDCTCIPSDQSSGTSSPLCDSGLHLNYHPNNTDTLSCSSWPTSPGLRWEKRWVDLRLIPLLHSKLSQYNPGSDVCRKHAFQVIAVDGVCSGVIQFATAEDCLDWLQALASNISSLTKHNVKKINRNFPVNQQIIYMGWVDEKEQDSVQDRMYTPKFLALRGSSLFKFSAPPVTTWDWTRAEKSFTVYEIMCKILKDNDLLDKRKHCFSVQTESGEDMFFSVELEGELLIWEKAFQMATFLEVERIQCKTYACIMESHLMGLTVDFGMGFVCFDAASKAVLWRYKFSQLKGSSDDGKSKIKFLFQNQDSKSIEAKELEFSNLYAVLHCIHAFFAAKVACLDPIFVESQGTATTTGYPSLSSISCNSQTPKLKYAT